From Quercus lobata isolate SW786 chromosome 1, ValleyOak3.0 Primary Assembly, whole genome shotgun sequence, one genomic window encodes:
- the LOC115985493 gene encoding tropinone reductase homolog At2g29150-like: MANRESRWSLQGMTALVTGGTKGIGYAVVEELASLGATVHTCSRNEAQLNECLHEWKMKGFRVSGSICDVVSRTQREELMSTVSYMFNGKLNILINNVGTATSKPTLEYTAEDFSFLISTNLESAYHMCQLAYPLLKASEAGSIVFISSVAGVVATYTAGSIYGAAKGAVNQLAKNLACEWAKDNIRSNSVAPWFIKTPLAETYLSNEKLLEAVNCQTPLGRVGEPKEVSSLVAFLCLPAASYITGQTVCVDGGTTVNGFGFP; this comes from the exons ATGGCTAACAGAGAAAGCAGGTGGTCCCTTCAAGGAATGACCGCTCTTGTTACCGGTGGAACCAAAGGAATCGG ATATGCTGTCGTTGAGGAATTGGCAAGCCTGGGGGCGACTGTACATACATGCTCTCGAAATGAGGCCCAACTCAATGAATGTTTACATGAGTGGAAGATGAAGGGATTTCGAGTCTCTGGTTCAATCTGTGATGTGGTGTCTCGAACCCAACGAGAGGAGCTAATGAGCACAGTCTCCTACATGTTTAATGGCAAACTCAACATCCTT ATAAACAATGTGGGAACGGCCACATCAAAACCGACCTTGGAGTACACAGCTGAAGATTTCTCATTTCTCATATCTACCAATCTTGAATCTGCATATCACATGTGCCAACTTGCTTATCCTCTTCTGAAAGCTTCGGAAGCAGGAAGCATTGTTTTCATTTCTTCGGTTGCTGGTGTAGTAGCCACATATACTGCAGGATCTATATATGGTGCAGCTAAAG GAGCGGTGAATCAACTTGCAAAAAATTTGGCATGTGAGTGGGCAAAGGATAACATAAGGAGTAACTCTGTTGCGCCATGGTTTATCAAAACTCCCCTGGCTGAAACT TATCTAAGCAATGAAAAGCTTTTGGAGGCTGTTAACTGTCAAACCCCTCTTGGACGTGTAGGAGAGCCAAAGGAGGTTTCTTCCTTGGTGGCATTCCTATGCCTCCCTGCAGCTTCATACATAACCGGTCAGACTGTTTGTGTTGACGGAGGGACAACTGTAAACGGCTTCGGCTTCCCATGA